In Chelonia mydas isolate rCheMyd1 chromosome 10, rCheMyd1.pri.v2, whole genome shotgun sequence, a single window of DNA contains:
- the GNG13 gene encoding guanine nucleotide-binding protein G(I)/G(S)/G(O) subunit gamma-13, translating to MDEWDLPQWKKEVDSLKYQLAYKREMSSKTIPELMKWIEDSIPEDPFLNPELMKSNPWVEKGKCTIL from the exons ATGGATGAATGGGACCTCCCGCAGTGGAAGAAGGAAGTAGACAGCCTGAAATACCAACTGGCTTACAAGAGGGAGATGTCTTCTAAAACAATACCTGA GTTGATGAAGTGGATAGAAGATAGCATTCCAGAAGACCCATTTCTGAATCCAGAGCTGATGAAAAGCAACCCTTGggtggaaaaaggaaaatgtacCATACTCTAA